TCTTCACACTCCTCCCCAAGCGCTATGAGCGCCGCAGCGTCCTCACGGCGACCGACCGAGTAGTTCACCACAGCGTGGTGCTCGACCTCTACCCGGAGCGCCGCACGCTCGAGCGCTGGTTGGAGAAACAGATCTGATCGGCGCGCGCTCCACGCCCGGAACGCCATGGCTCGAACGGTCTTCGTTCCTGCGGAATATTGACAGGTAAAAACCGCCTCGGCGCGGACCACGCCGCATTGATTGAATGGCAATAAGCTCGCATAATCTCCCGACGATTAACAGACGAACCATTCGAAAGGAGGCGGTGTGGCAAAACTTCCGATTCGACTCAAGCGCAACACTGAGGAGCCACTCGAGGCGCAAGTGGTGCGGCAGATAAGCGAATTCATCAAGAGCGGTAAGCTTAAACCCGGGGCGGCGCTGGCCTCGACCCAATCGCTCGGTGCGCAACTTGGTATCAGCCGTGAAACGGTGAGACGGGCTTACGTGCAGCTTCGGGAAGCGAAGCTGATAGAGCGTGAGGAAAAGCGGGGGTACCAGGTGCGGGGGAGCAACGCGAGACAGATCCCGGCGGTCAAAACGCCCCTGGCAACGAAAGCGCATCCGGTCACAAAAGCGACTCGGCCTCGCGCGGCAAAAAGCGCATCGGCGGCGCAGCGCACCTAGTCTCGAACGCCTGGCCGGCGCGATCGCATCGGGGATCCTGAAGGTGCCGCCCACTCGCCTCGGTAAGCAGTCGTGCTCCCTGGACCGTTTCATCCCCCTGAACGGGATGCGCTTCATGCGGTCGATTTCAAAAACGGCGTCAGGGAGGTGCTTGAGGCCACGCCGGAAATCCACTCCTTCGCGCTGCTCGCCTAGCGTTGCCCTAGAGTGAGGAGGAGTCTGAGCCGCGGCGATTTAATCCCAAGGATGAACGAGGCATCCTCTCAGCTGCTTCGTAAGGCGTACACGACGCACTTCCTAAAATCGAGCCCATAAAGCGGGGCGTGCCGAGAACGGTGGTGGCCGCTCTCGGAAACACAAGATATGAGAGCAAACCCCCGCCGCACACAGGCTACCCAAGGATACTAGGGCGACGGCACGTAGACGCAGCACGGTGCTATGGGGAAAGCGGCCAGGAG
This genomic interval from Pseudomonadota bacterium contains the following:
- a CDS encoding winged helix-turn-helix domain-containing protein; its protein translation is MAKLPIRLKRNTEEPLEAQVVRQISEFIKSGKLKPGAALASTQSLGAQLGISRETVRRAYVQLREAKLIEREEKRGYQVRGSNARQIPAVKTPLATKAHPVTKATRPRAAKSASAAQRT